The Hypomesus transpacificus isolate Combined female chromosome 6, fHypTra1, whole genome shotgun sequence genomic interval GACTTCTGCCACAAAGATTTTAATTTCCTCGAGTTCTCCGTTCTCCTTGCTTGAACTGGAGTGTGTAAAATGTAGAGCAGGCCACCAGTCTTTTCTTTTCACCATCAGCTCTTCAACAATCTCCGACCATCCTTCACTAGCGTGGACATGCGATTCCATTACACCACAGCAAAAGCAGAAATGTTGCATCCCAGAATGGAACGATGGAATGCTTGAGAAATGCTACCACTGAATTTCCACCCAGTAACTTGACTTACGCCTGGGACACACCGGCTGCGAAGCACCTGGGAGCGCAGCCTTTTTCCTTTCGGAACCAATGTTATAAAATTGGACCGGCCACACACAAGGACATCTCCATACTATGAGGCCCCTAGGGTACAGGTGTCTTTGGAACCTCCGCAAACATGAACACAGTAGACctatatacacgcacacaccacaggcCAATTAGGGCCATTGTAGGTTTTCAAAAAATTGCGAGACATAgaaatgtgtacatttgtgaGAAAAACTAGGATATTCTTCAAAATTATAAAGTCACAAATGTGCACTGAAGCTATAGACCTCAACCAAATCAGTAGTCCTATGCTGTTTCCTTCTGAATAGACCCAATTCACCGTAATGTCTCTTCAAAGTCAGGATGCTTATGACAATCCGTTGAAAGATAAAATCCCGAGAATTTCCTTATTGCTaattctgataaaaaaaaatgttttgttgagGTCATCCATTGCTGCAGGCATACTAAGCAGGCATGTTGCTTGACATAAAGCTACTGGGCACAGCTCAGggaagtttgatatcagctttggtagggataGTTAATAGTTTATGCTATTTGTTTTGCAATAACTTGAGCGCAAATACAATGTTTTGAGCTTTGTGTAATATCATCTGTTGGACTCATGTTGTTATTGTGTCAAAATAAGATTATCAGTTGGcttatcatttagaaactttcctttttcatgtttctttttttaatttctgAGGCACTCATCAGTTTGTATTTTCAGTAACTGCTGgttaaaactttttttaacaATAAATTGTTATTGGGCCATGAGCTATTGTTAATcaattgttatacaacattgtttaaaataaaaatccCTGATTGATGATTGCATTGACTGACCAGCCAACATTAGTCAGTTCTTTCTTAACAGTAAACTGTGTTTATTAACAAAGAGTGAGATCGACGAGCAGGCATACACTCAAGCAAGAGAGACACCAAAACCTTAATGACAAACCAACGAGAAATGTTGGAAGCAATGTTTGACGACTTAATCATCGAAGTTGAGAAGTAGCCTAGACCTACAAGGAGTTGTATGACCTGGCATGTATTTTACAAAGACTAATGTTGCCACGGTATGTTGGGATGATGTTGCAACGGCTGTTGAAGTAACAAGTTGCCTAAATAAATCTTATGCCATGTTCATGTACCATGTCAGCGTAACATGTGAAAAATGAAAGCTCAGAGGAggtgaaaggcttggtgacTGGCACAGAGAATTGCGCGTCTAGTGTGAACAGCCTCAATTCATGGCCGATCGTGGCGCGGTGCTCAGGGGCGCTTCGCAGTGTGTCCCAGACGTTCGACAATCCAGTGTCATCTCTTTCAATGATGTAGTCCAAATGTGGACGGATGAAGCACGCCTTACCTGGTCCTCAGCCTCAAGAGGATGTTCTTCACTTGGCTCCAAACATCCAAGCTGTTCCTCCAGCAGGCATAGTCCAGGAGATCCAGGCAAACACCCAGAGCCTTCCCAAAGTTACTCTGCTTTCCTGGGGAAATAAAAAGTCCTCCataattttgggggggggtatCGGGATTATTCGTCATTAACAAACAATGTTACATTACGCTACATGTTAAGAGTTGTAGTTACCTGACTGCAGGAGTAGAGAACAATATTCCAACATCAAGGCATGACTCGGAACCAGAGCATGCAATATCTGTTTGATAGAAAATTGACAATTGATACCATTAATGCATGACCAACTACAACTTTGAGTGAATCCATTTGATACAAACTGAAttaaaaccgtttatgaagacGTTTTACCTTCAACACTTGAATCTGTTCTTTTGGAGGGGCTTCATGCTTCTTCAGGTACTGATAGAGATACACATGTGCATTCGGATTGGGGGGGAAACCGTTGTCGTAGGAATAGTTGTTCAGAACCTTCAGGGCACCATCATGATCGTTGTAGAATTCTTGCATCTGCAGTTATCACATGTGAAACATGGGCTGATTATACAGATGTCTTCATGAGTAGGACTTTTTGAAGGTCTTGTTATCTAGACTCACATCAACATAACTCAGAAGAAAAGGATCCCAGACACCGGGTGTCTTCATGACCTCTTTAAGGTTGACAGAGGACTGACGGAAGTAGCTGTGCATCTCTTGGATGGCACCTGCATCCGGATCATCTAAGACACATCCCCCACGTCATAAATAAATTAGATTAGTCTTTTAACATTACAAGAAAAGCAATATTTTTATGTGGAATACAGAATTATGAGCACAGCAGGAAGCCATTCAATCTATGATTCAATCTATTGAAAATGTAACAAGCCAATTCTCAAATTGATGGCTTCAGTCCCCTGTAGGTGCAGTCATGCTTCCTGGCCTATAGGGGATGTTGTAGCACCAAATATGAATCTGCATAGTCTTTCAGAATATAATAGATGTTTGGGGCTTAGTTTCTCAACATACTGGATTTCCTTACCCATAATGGAGAGCGTGGCTTTCTTATTACACCAGATTAAGTAATCCAGGAAGCCTTTGTACGCCTGGATCAGTTTAATTCTCTGGGACTGGCCTGCAGATTTCCTGCCATACCTCCAGCTCTCTGCAATAGACAGCTGACGTTTGGCC includes:
- the taf1a gene encoding TATA box-binding protein-associated factor RNA polymerase I subunit A isoform X3; the encoded protein is MDDLTTEVIVPEGEYESPDEEHVKKSQGKTSNFPLAPPVFKETPKESGFHKTIRTCLQKIREAMLHHRWLEASQFMSSYCQTLEDTTATMPQLQSEMIWKMGTEILHHNPNSKIEDYNSFYERMKNSGVKQYLVVCLEHAFHFLVKGHFEEAKRQLSIAESWRYGRKSAGQSQRIKLIQAYKGFLDYLIWCNKKATLSIMDDPDAGAIQEMHSYFRQSSVNLKEVMKTPGVWDPFLLSYVDMQEFYNDHDGALKVLNNYSYDNGFPPNPNAHVYLYQYLKKHEAPPKEQIQVLKILHALVPSHALMLEYCSLLLQSGKQSNFGKALGVCLDLLDYACWRNSLDVWSQVKNILLRLRTSEGWSEIVEELMVKRKDWWPALHFTHSSSSKENGELEEIKIFVAEVLCPSASMYSYQVKRQSRGESLCKTKKTKRKRNYVTSRKCRENLKRKREQTSRGRQHKDQCV